Proteins encoded within one genomic window of uncultured Desulfobacter sp.:
- a CDS encoding ATP-binding protein: MTDQFKKIAVSKDRLKQRSLAGTLTLLLTFTVTVVALTIAGILYVAVSKSEYRQLEEKAEDFISSIDDVLEIPLWNMDGENIQKIAQAYADNELFEYLEIRDNLNTSFFSYTRNRDAPVIRKSGDIYHAGRLVGYIDMAFTTQGLVHRNHKILFSGLGILVIIIVSLTLVTGLFFKAVLENLFRRLNAISDAYALGKDIMPEYEIPYREFQFLLSILGDMRDTLNMQMMEIKNAEKKYRTIFENAVEGIFQSTPDGHFIDVNPAMAHMLGYKSPQDLTQSISNIGEQLYVTPERREEFIEQIRTQKEVINFHTEFRTADGRTVWLAFYSRPVRDDNGELEYIEGMALNISEQKKAEEERKKLEAQLIHSQKLESVGRLAGGVAHDFNNMLSIISGYSDMMLQTVTPKDPNYERLIAISSAANRSAGLTGQLLAFASKQTVSPKTLDLNKKVHDLMNMLKRLLREDIDLKFLPGEDIGKVNIDPTQLDQILVDLCINSRDAIDGIGQIIIKTGRIVMDETYCRQHSDAVVGDYVTLSVSDTGCGMEPAVLDNIFEPFFSTKEDSEGTGLGLSTVYGIVKQNKGSIRVDSEPGKGTVFTVYLPEWRDEVPSTVNDTDTDVSFKGNETILLVEDEKALLKLSRATLEQMGYTVLAADSPNKAIRIAAEYPGEIQLLMTDVIMPEMNGLELANKLIRDHPGIRCLYVSGYTTDVFSSHGILHEGVHFLQKPFKKKDLEQMLRKILS, translated from the coding sequence ATGACAGATCAATTCAAAAAGATCGCCGTTTCAAAGGATAGGCTGAAGCAACGGTCCCTTGCCGGTACCCTGACACTGCTTTTAACGTTTACGGTGACTGTAGTTGCACTGACCATTGCAGGCATTTTGTATGTCGCAGTTTCAAAGAGTGAATACCGGCAATTGGAAGAGAAAGCAGAAGATTTTATTTCATCAATAGATGATGTGCTTGAAATTCCTCTATGGAATATGGATGGTGAAAATATACAAAAAATTGCCCAGGCATATGCCGATAATGAGTTGTTTGAGTATCTTGAAATTCGTGATAACCTAAATACCTCATTTTTTAGTTATACCAGGAATCGAGACGCACCGGTTATTCGTAAATCCGGAGACATTTATCATGCAGGGCGGCTTGTGGGGTATATCGATATGGCCTTTACCACCCAAGGATTGGTTCACCGTAATCATAAAATACTTTTTTCCGGCCTTGGTATACTCGTCATCATTATTGTTTCGTTGACTCTGGTAACAGGCCTGTTTTTTAAAGCTGTTCTAGAAAACCTTTTTCGGCGCCTTAACGCAATATCCGATGCGTATGCGCTGGGCAAAGACATTATGCCCGAATACGAAATCCCATATCGTGAATTTCAATTCCTGCTCAGTATCCTTGGGGATATGCGCGATACGCTGAATATGCAGATGATGGAAATTAAAAATGCAGAAAAAAAATATCGAACTATTTTTGAAAACGCGGTAGAGGGTATCTTTCAGTCCACCCCTGACGGCCATTTTATTGATGTCAACCCTGCAATGGCACATATGCTTGGCTATAAATCGCCTCAGGATTTGACCCAGTCCATCTCAAATATTGGAGAACAGCTTTATGTGACCCCTGAACGCAGAGAAGAATTTATCGAGCAGATAAGAACACAAAAAGAGGTGATAAATTTTCACACTGAGTTTCGCACCGCAGACGGCCGGACAGTCTGGCTGGCATTCTACTCCCGGCCTGTTCGTGATGATAACGGGGAACTTGAGTACATCGAAGGGATGGCCCTGAATATTTCCGAGCAAAAAAAAGCCGAGGAGGAACGAAAAAAATTAGAAGCGCAACTGATACATTCCCAGAAACTTGAGTCTGTAGGTCGGCTTGCCGGGGGCGTTGCCCATGATTTTAACAATATGCTCAGTATCATTTCAGGCTATTCGGACATGATGCTGCAAACTGTAACGCCCAAGGACCCCAATTATGAAAGGCTGATTGCCATCAGTTCAGCTGCCAACCGGTCAGCGGGCTTGACCGGACAGCTCCTTGCCTTTGCCAGTAAACAGACGGTTTCACCCAAGACCTTGGATTTAAATAAAAAGGTCCATGATTTGATGAATATGCTCAAACGCCTGCTCCGGGAGGATATTGATTTAAAGTTTTTGCCGGGTGAAGATATCGGAAAGGTCAATATAGATCCGACTCAACTGGATCAAATATTGGTGGACTTATGTATTAACAGTAGGGATGCCATTGATGGTATTGGTCAAATTATCATCAAAACCGGGCGGATTGTTATGGATGAAACATATTGCCGGCAACATTCGGATGCTGTTGTGGGGGACTATGTCACTCTGTCGGTCTCCGACACTGGCTGCGGCATGGAACCGGCCGTATTGGACAATATTTTCGAGCCTTTTTTTTCAACCAAAGAGGATTCTGAGGGAACCGGCCTGGGGCTCTCCACGGTTTATGGTATCGTCAAGCAGAACAAGGGCAGCATCCGTGTGGATAGTGAGCCCGGCAAAGGAACGGTTTTTACGGTTTATTTGCCTGAGTGGCGAGACGAAGTCCCTTCAACCGTAAATGATACGGATACAGACGTGTCATTTAAAGGGAATGAAACTATTCTGCTTGTGGAGGATGAGAAAGCGCTGCTTAAACTAAGCCGTGCGACACTGGAACAAATGGGGTATACGGTTTTGGCTGCAGATTCTCCCAATAAAGCCATACGCATTGCAGCCGAGTATCCGGGGGAAATTCAGCTGCTCATGACGGATGTCATCATGCCCGAAATGAATGGCCTCGAACTTGCGAACAAGTTGATTCGTGATCATCCGGGCATTAGGTGCCTTTATGTATCAGGGTATACGACAGACGTTTTCTCTTCCCACGGTATCTTGCACGAGGGGGTTCATTTCCTTCAAAAGCCTTTTAAGAAAAAAGATCTGGAACAGATGCTTCGAAAAATTTTATCCTGA
- a CDS encoding transporter substrate-binding domain-containing protein: protein MNVFQKNVMAFCFRGGVRCKIKILGLFWVFLLIFVVSASPLNAESYLFVRSNFPILSERLPDKTLGGISIDIVRIICTRLGHTPIFELCPWVRAQALVKAGQADVLLVPYKTPEREKWMDFSQVPFFEDKSFFFVRPGNHFTWDGNLASIADLHIGKVREWSVEDDS from the coding sequence ATGAATGTGTTTCAAAAGAACGTAATGGCTTTTTGCTTTCGGGGTGGTGTCCGGTGCAAAATAAAGATATTGGGACTCTTTTGGGTCTTTTTATTGATCTTTGTGGTGTCGGCGTCTCCTTTGAATGCTGAAAGTTATCTGTTTGTGCGCAGTAATTTTCCGATTCTGTCGGAAAGGCTGCCGGATAAAACGCTTGGCGGCATCAGCATTGATATTGTTCGCATTATCTGCACGCGCCTTGGTCATACCCCAATCTTTGAACTGTGCCCCTGGGTCCGTGCCCAGGCATTGGTCAAGGCCGGCCAGGCGGATGTTCTCCTTGTTCCTTATAAAACCCCGGAGAGGGAAAAATGGATGGATTTTTCCCAGGTCCCTTTTTTTGAGGATAAATCGTTCTTTTTTGTTAGACCCGGCAATCATTTTACCTGGGATGGGAACCTTGCCTCCATCGCCGATTTGCACATCGGCAAAGTCCGGGAGTGGAGTGTGGAAGACGATTCTTGA
- a CDS encoding PAS domain S-box protein → MLKYILSLICLLILLLFDAGVACVVGGGVICFALVQNLYKQKNIQVMEIDQAQRIADQRFESLSNNIPGGFVFQFTIFTDGTREFSYISQGVQKLFNCSPEQIIREPSLILSRMDKNSKIRFRHVMSHDAEKLSAITEEFKFDLDNDQCLWMQFNAHPVRESDGRIVWDGVGIDITGHKKAEFSLRQSEARFRKIFSESSSPVFLMENLRFVDANHAALALLGYDSSVQLRGTAPEDISPKYQPDGKLTKEKSKEVHEVAAKRGSHRFEWEHVKKDGTHFFVEVTLTPIRFEDRVLFHVSWTDITERKQMESRLKEFEAIVNSSDDAIISMTVYGTVLSWNTGAEKIFGYKADEIIGRPIKRLFASDLWIKEQKIFEKIKQGGSIEHFETRRLRKDGAVIDVSVTISPIYDKDGEVWAASKIARDITEKKQIGFLLEEQRRQFKTLLEAIPDLVWLKDNDGVFLFCNQRFEAMSGAKAEQIVGKTDYDFFNQEMADAFRQGDRAAMQAGKATMKEEWVTFPSDGHMELLETIKTPLMNDKNEIIGVLGIAHDITARTRNEEHLRKFSLAVEQSANAVVITDRNSNIEYVNQRFTDMTGYSRDDVIGKTPRIINSDRTPKETYKQLWDALGKGKSWSGEFINTRKNGEQYFESAVITPLRDKDGIVTHFVAIKEDITEKKQIEQELSDHRQHLEKLVKSRTVELEAAKLQAETANQAKSTFLANMSHEIRTPMNAIIGFAHLIRGHIKDEEPQDMVSKIIRSGKHLLGIINDILDLSKIEEEALILEETTFLTSAIIDNVCSMIQDPIFQKGLQLTVNNDPELDTLPVIGDPLRLRQILVNYLGNAVKFTEKGRITLNAVVSQKRAHNVKLRFEVQDTGIGISDEQKNTVFDSFVQADSQTTRKHGGTGLGLAISKQLARMMGGDAGVDSELGKGSTFWFTAVFKLGDAEDLKTDVGEALAKLRENARVLLVEDNEINQEVAKNILEQFGLSVDTAFNGRVACRKVEANLYDLILMDMQMPVMDGLEASRKIREIPNGVRVPIVALTANAFEEDRKRCMEAGMNGFVAKPFEPEQLHAVLARWIPGRDGIEDYIYGETVPEKSSAVNKDDTFSHIDQEIGLKYVKNIEIYYKMLNRFLAQQADVSTHIESSLQKKDMASVRRLAHSLKGSAGMLGMHELYEIAASYENLVRNGAGDQELNASLEALHKELSAVCEEIEHMNKPPAIAPDTVDSSNLKSMLGQFIEFLNQNDMRAYKTWENVYPALVTIIDREDVASLKHQIENFDFPEALVTLNDLMSRYSL, encoded by the coding sequence ATGCTTAAATATATTTTATCATTGATCTGTTTGCTGATTTTGCTGTTATTTGACGCAGGGGTTGCCTGTGTTGTCGGGGGTGGCGTTATCTGCTTTGCCTTGGTGCAAAATTTGTATAAGCAAAAAAATATCCAGGTCATGGAGATTGATCAGGCACAAAGAATTGCAGATCAGCGTTTTGAATCCTTGAGCAATAACATACCCGGCGGATTTGTTTTCCAGTTTACCATATTTACTGATGGGACAAGGGAATTTTCATACATCAGTCAGGGGGTGCAAAAACTGTTTAATTGTTCGCCTGAGCAAATCATCAGGGAGCCGTCTCTTATATTGTCACGCATGGATAAAAATTCTAAAATCCGTTTTCGTCATGTCATGTCACATGATGCCGAAAAATTGTCCGCGATTACCGAAGAATTTAAATTTGATCTGGACAATGATCAGTGTTTGTGGATGCAGTTCAATGCCCATCCGGTCAGAGAATCAGATGGGCGAATCGTTTGGGATGGTGTGGGCATCGATATCACCGGACATAAAAAAGCGGAATTCAGTTTGCGGCAAAGCGAAGCACGGTTTCGCAAGATTTTCAGCGAATCAAGCTCTCCAGTGTTTCTAATGGAGAATCTACGATTTGTTGATGCCAACCACGCGGCATTGGCGCTTTTAGGATATGACTCGTCGGTGCAATTGCGCGGGACTGCTCCCGAAGATATATCTCCCAAATATCAACCAGATGGTAAATTAACCAAAGAAAAATCAAAGGAGGTCCATGAAGTCGCCGCCAAACGGGGAAGCCATCGTTTTGAATGGGAGCATGTCAAAAAGGACGGCACCCATTTTTTTGTGGAGGTGACGTTAACACCCATACGATTCGAAGACAGGGTACTCTTTCATGTTTCATGGACGGATATCACGGAACGCAAACAGATGGAAAGCCGGTTAAAGGAGTTTGAAGCCATCGTCAACTCGTCGGACGATGCAATCATTTCCATGACCGTATACGGCACGGTCCTCAGTTGGAATACGGGCGCAGAAAAAATTTTTGGATACAAGGCCGATGAAATCATTGGGCGGCCTATCAAACGACTTTTTGCCTCCGATCTATGGATCAAGGAACAAAAAATTTTTGAAAAAATAAAACAAGGCGGCAGTATTGAGCACTTTGAAACCCGGCGGCTGCGCAAGGATGGTGCCGTTATTGATGTATCCGTAACCATTTCTCCTATATACGATAAAGATGGGGAGGTGTGGGCGGCTTCAAAAATTGCCAGGGATATCACAGAGAAAAAGCAGATTGGCTTTTTACTTGAAGAGCAGCGACGGCAATTCAAAACCCTTTTGGAAGCCATTCCGGATCTTGTATGGCTCAAAGACAATGATGGCGTGTTTCTTTTTTGCAATCAGCGCTTTGAAGCAATGTCCGGGGCAAAAGCCGAACAAATTGTGGGTAAAACCGACTATGATTTTTTTAATCAAGAGATGGCGGATGCTTTCAGGCAGGGGGACAGGGCCGCCATGCAGGCCGGCAAGGCCACCATGAAAGAAGAGTGGGTAACCTTCCCCTCGGATGGCCATATGGAATTGTTGGAAACCATTAAAACCCCCTTGATGAATGATAAGAATGAAATCATCGGTGTCTTGGGAATTGCCCACGACATCACGGCAAGGACCCGTAACGAAGAGCACTTGCGTAAATTTTCCCTTGCCGTGGAGCAAAGTGCCAATGCCGTTGTCATCACTGACCGGAACAGCAATATAGAATACGTCAATCAGCGGTTCACAGATATGACCGGGTATTCCAGAGATGATGTGATTGGAAAAACACCACGTATCATTAACTCAGATCGCACACCGAAAGAAACCTATAAACAGTTGTGGGATGCCCTGGGGAAAGGAAAATCTTGGAGCGGCGAGTTTATAAATACACGTAAAAACGGTGAACAGTATTTTGAATCTGCGGTCATCACCCCCTTGCGTGATAAAGACGGTATAGTGACCCATTTTGTGGCGATTAAAGAGGACATCACAGAGAAAAAACAGATCGAACAGGAGCTCAGCGATCACCGCCAGCATCTGGAAAAATTGGTGAAATCGAGAACCGTAGAACTTGAGGCTGCCAAACTTCAGGCCGAAACCGCCAATCAGGCCAAAAGTACCTTCCTGGCCAACATGAGTCATGAAATCAGGACGCCGATGAATGCCATTATCGGGTTTGCTCATTTGATCCGCGGGCATATCAAGGATGAGGAACCACAAGATATGGTGTCCAAGATCATCCGCTCCGGGAAACATCTGCTGGGAATTATTAATGACATACTTGATTTGTCAAAAATTGAAGAGGAGGCTTTAATTTTGGAAGAGACCACTTTTTTAACGTCCGCCATCATTGATAATGTCTGTAGTATGATACAGGACCCGATTTTCCAAAAAGGGCTTCAGTTAACCGTTAACAACGACCCTGAACTGGATACGCTTCCTGTAATCGGAGACCCCCTGCGCCTTCGACAGATACTGGTCAATTATCTTGGCAATGCCGTGAAGTTTACTGAAAAGGGCAGGATTACCCTAAATGCCGTTGTTTCCCAAAAGCGTGCCCATAACGTTAAGTTACGCTTTGAGGTTCAGGATACCGGGATCGGTATCAGTGATGAACAAAAAAATACAGTATTTGATTCATTTGTACAGGCCGATTCCCAAACGACCCGTAAACATGGCGGTACGGGCCTGGGGCTTGCCATCTCTAAGCAATTGGCGCGTATGATGGGCGGAGATGCCGGTGTTGACAGCGAACTTGGAAAGGGTAGCACCTTCTGGTTTACCGCAGTATTCAAACTTGGCGATGCGGAAGACCTCAAGACAGACGTTGGTGAAGCACTGGCAAAACTGCGGGAAAATGCCCGTGTGCTTCTGGTGGAAGACAATGAAATTAATCAGGAGGTGGCCAAAAATATTCTTGAACAGTTCGGGCTGTCTGTGGATACAGCCTTTAACGGCCGTGTGGCCTGCAGAAAAGTGGAAGCAAATCTCTACGATTTGATTCTAATGGACATGCAAATGCCGGTCATGGACGGTCTGGAGGCTTCCCGGAAGATCCGAGAAATTCCGAACGGGGTCCGGGTTCCCATTGTGGCACTCACCGCCAATGCATTCGAAGAAGACCGAAAACGCTGTATGGAGGCTGGAATGAACGGTTTTGTTGCAAAACCTTTTGAACCGGAGCAATTGCATGCCGTTCTGGCCAGATGGATACCCGGCCGTGATGGAATTGAGGATTATATTTATGGGGAGACCGTGCCTGAAAAATCAAGCGCGGTTAATAAAGATGACACCTTCAGCCATATTGATCAAGAAATCGGTCTAAAATATGTTAAAAATATAGAAATTTATTACAAAATGTTGAATAGATTTTTAGCTCAACAGGCAGACGTATCAACTCATATTGAAAGTTCACTCCAAAAAAAGGATATGGCGTCGGTGCGGCGTCTGGCTCATTCACTTAAAGGCTCGGCAGGAATGCTTGGGATGCATGAATTGTATGAGATTGCAGCATCCTATGAAAACCTTGTGCGCAATGGTGCCGGAGACCAGGAACTTAATGCATCTCTGGAGGCGTTACACAAGGAATTAAGCGCAGTTTGTGAGGAGATTGAACATATGAACAAGCCTCCTGCCATTGCGCCTGATACCGTTGATTCGAGTAATCTTAAATCAATGCTGGGGCAATTTATTGAATTCTTAAACCAAAACGATATGAGGGCGTATAAAACCTGGGAGAACGTATATCCAGCCCTGGTGACTATTATCGACCGCGAGGATGTGGCGTCCTTAAAGCATCAGATTGAGAATTTTGATTTTCCAGAGGCGTTGGTTACCTTGAATGACCTCATGTCGCGATACTCATTGTAA
- a CDS encoding two-component system response regulator codes for MIKNETEKETILIVDDTPDNLAVLGEMLMPHYQVRVANSGPKALTVAGTEPLPDLILLDVMMPEMDGYEVIKYLKDNPRTSDIPVIFITALDTCEDEAKGFDLGARDYISKPVRAPILLARVKGQLEIKAARDILRNQNNWLELEIQRRIRQYQKVQDISMRALASLAEARDDETGNHILRTQNYLKVLAEELAKHFKYADVLTKQTIEIYTKAAPLHDIGKVGIPDHVLYKPSKLTPEEWEIMKTHAQIGADAIRRAVGNEEDKDAVDFLYVAMDIAGFHHEKWDGSGYPKGLASNHIPLAARLMALTDVFDALISDRVYKSAYPMDVTIKIINEGRGTHFDPDIVDAFNRRVDDFENIAARYKEQQVPKDRK; via the coding sequence ATGATAAAAAACGAAACGGAAAAAGAGACAATACTCATTGTGGATGACACACCTGATAATTTGGCTGTCCTGGGCGAAATGCTGATGCCCCATTATCAAGTCCGTGTTGCCAATTCGGGCCCTAAAGCCCTTACCGTAGCCGGCACCGAGCCCCTGCCTGATCTTATCCTGCTTGATGTCATGATGCCGGAAATGGACGGATATGAGGTCATAAAATACCTGAAAGACAATCCCAGAACAAGTGACATTCCTGTTATTTTTATAACGGCGCTGGATACATGCGAAGACGAGGCTAAAGGATTTGATCTCGGTGCCAGGGACTATATATCCAAGCCGGTTCGCGCGCCTATTTTGCTGGCCCGGGTTAAGGGGCAACTTGAGATCAAGGCAGCCCGGGACATACTGCGTAACCAGAACAACTGGCTTGAATTGGAAATTCAACGACGAATTCGCCAGTATCAAAAAGTCCAGGACATCAGTATGCGTGCTTTGGCCAGTCTGGCTGAAGCCAGAGATGACGAAACGGGCAATCACATTCTGCGTACACAAAACTATTTAAAAGTTTTAGCTGAAGAACTGGCCAAACACTTCAAATATGCCGACGTTCTTACAAAACAGACCATTGAGATTTATACAAAGGCGGCCCCGCTTCACGATATTGGTAAAGTGGGTATTCCCGACCATGTTCTATATAAGCCGAGCAAGCTTACTCCGGAAGAATGGGAAATTATGAAAACCCATGCCCAGATTGGTGCTGACGCCATTCGGCGGGCCGTCGGCAATGAAGAAGATAAAGACGCGGTAGATTTCCTATATGTGGCCATGGACATTGCAGGATTTCACCATGAAAAATGGGACGGAAGCGGTTACCCCAAAGGGCTGGCTTCAAACCATATCCCACTGGCGGCAAGACTGATGGCATTGACCGATGTGTTTGATGCACTGATCAGCGACCGGGTTTATAAATCTGCGTATCCCATGGATGTCACCATAAAAATAATTAATGAGGGACGCGGAACACACTTTGATCCGGATATCGTCGATGCTTTTAACCGGCGGGTGGACGATTTTGAGAACATTGCTGCCCGTTATAAGGAGCAGCAGGTCCCTAAGGACCGCAAATAG